The Chloroflexaceae bacterium genome has a segment encoding these proteins:
- a CDS encoding cyclase family protein, producing MRIIARSDRNAGYGNPESRVQNPTSHQDFRGLLTLLALAALLSACAAQPEARAPAPFSRAVDLSHVVHENVPLRAGEPRPRLLRAPDGAVTRIELGSNTGSLLRVVAGPDAELTSVEHLSPRDLVLPAVVIDARDRAQDAPDFALSAADVRAWEQRYGSIPPGTLVLLATGWDVRWGDPRAYLGADAGAPGFGPDAADLLLNQRGVAGLGVDAPGRLYAPARGFALFLENLTSLEQVPPTGATVVIGALKVQAASSAPARVLALAP from the coding sequence ATGCGTATCATTGCCAGATCTGATCGGAACGCCGGCTACGGCAACCCGGAATCCAGAGTACAAAATCCAACATCGCATCAGGACTTCAGGGGTCTGCTGACCTTGCTGGCGCTGGCGGCCCTCCTGAGCGCCTGCGCCGCTCAGCCGGAGGCCCGCGCGCCGGCGCCTTTCTCACGGGCGGTGGATCTGAGCCACGTGGTGCACGAAAATGTGCCTCTGCGCGCTGGCGAGCCCCGGCCGCGCCTCCTGCGCGCGCCCGACGGCGCGGTGACGCGGATCGAACTGGGCAGCAATACCGGCTCGTTGCTGCGGGTGGTTGCCGGGCCAGACGCCGAGCTTACCAGCGTCGAGCACCTCTCGCCGCGCGACCTGGTGTTGCCGGCGGTGGTGATTGACGCCCGCGATCGCGCCCAGGACGCGCCCGACTTCGCCCTCAGCGCCGCCGATGTCCGCGCCTGGGAGCAACGCTACGGCTCCATCCCGCCGGGAACGCTGGTCCTGCTGGCCACCGGCTGGGACGTGCGCTGGGGCGATCCGCGGGCCTATCTGGGGGCGGACGCTGGCGCGCCCGGTTTTGGCCCCGACGCGGCTGACCTGTTGCTGAACCAGCGCGGCGTGGCCGGTCTGGGCGTGGATGCGCCGGGGCGCCTCTACGCGCCGGCGCGGGGGTTCGCCCTGTTCCTGGAGAACCTGACCAGCCTGGAGCAGGTGCCGCCCACCGGGGCCACGGTGGTGATCGGCGCCCTGAAGGTGCAGGCGGCCTCGAGCGCCCCGGCCCGGGTGCTTGCGCTCGCGCCCTGA
- a CDS encoding segregation/condensation protein A gives MYTITLPGFNGPLDLLLRLIERAELDITSISLAQVADQYLAHVRAMEAPDPGALAEFVSLAARLLLIKSRALLPRPAVAERAAPFRDADAEDLARQLREYRRYKQAAALLRAWYEEERRTFLRLTPVPPELDLTPPPVRHTVAELVAALQRRLQLALPLEEAEVIALGPRLTVAQVVADILRRLERAPWFSFDDLLAPDARREEVIVTFWAVLELLKRRVIVVEQRDLFGIISIGRGEAAPTPAEATFEDDEL, from the coding sequence ATGTACACAATAACCCTGCCAGGCTTCAACGGCCCCCTCGACCTGCTGCTGCGCCTGATCGAGCGGGCGGAGCTTGACATCACCTCCATCTCGCTGGCGCAGGTGGCCGACCAGTACCTGGCCCACGTGCGGGCAATGGAGGCGCCGGACCCCGGCGCGCTGGCCGAGTTTGTGAGCCTGGCGGCCCGTCTGCTGCTGATCAAATCGCGGGCGCTGCTGCCCCGCCCTGCCGTTGCGGAGCGAGCCGCGCCGTTCCGGGACGCCGACGCCGAGGACCTGGCGCGGCAACTGCGCGAGTACCGGCGCTACAAACAGGCCGCCGCCCTGCTGCGCGCCTGGTACGAGGAGGAGCGGCGCACCTTCCTGCGCCTCACACCCGTTCCGCCGGAGCTGGATCTCACCCCGCCGCCCGTGCGCCATACGGTGGCCGAACTGGTCGCCGCGCTGCAGCGCCGCCTGCAACTGGCCCTGCCGCTGGAGGAAGCCGAGGTCATCGCCCTCGGCCCGCGGCTGACCGTCGCCCAGGTGGTCGCCGATATTCTGCGCCGCCTGGAGCGGGCCCCCTGGTTTAGCTTCGACGACCTGCTGGCCCCGGACGCGCGCCGGGAGGAGGTGATTGTCACCTTCTGGGCGGTGCTCGAACTGCTCAAACGGCGCGTGATCGTCGTGGAACAGCGCGACCTCTTCGGGATCATCAGCATCGGTCGCGGTGAGGCCGCGCCGACCCCCGCCGAGGCCACATTCGAGGACGATGAGCTGTGA
- a CDS encoding MBL fold metallo-hydrolase codes for MPRMILLGTGTGLPDADRGHTHMVWDGPGGPLLIDAGGDTYQRLLRAGIDPQALSGVIITHSHCDHINGLPGLIFSMRLGGREAPLPIYGLAPVLQVLEHTLEAMQVEYHVPPDWRPLQPGDILPLAEGWQVRTAPTTHSRPGLALRFEAPASGRALVYSADTEPCAAVQELARRATALIHEATTAEPSAGHTTPRQAGALAAAAGVAHLVLVHYSPRWTMPEADALAAVANGGFTGRADIGRDGQTVEI; via the coding sequence ATGCCACGCATGATCCTGCTGGGGACGGGGACCGGTCTCCCCGACGCGGATCGGGGACATACGCATATGGTCTGGGACGGGCCGGGCGGCCCGCTGCTGATTGACGCGGGCGGCGACACCTACCAGCGGCTCCTGCGCGCCGGGATCGATCCGCAGGCGCTGAGCGGCGTCATCATTACCCACAGCCACTGCGATCACATCAACGGCCTGCCAGGGCTGATCTTCAGCATGCGCCTGGGCGGGCGCGAGGCGCCGCTGCCGATCTACGGGCTGGCCCCGGTGTTGCAGGTGCTCGAACATACCCTGGAGGCGATGCAGGTCGAGTACCACGTGCCACCGGACTGGCGCCCGCTCCAGCCCGGCGACATTCTGCCCCTGGCGGAAGGGTGGCAGGTGCGCACTGCGCCGACCACCCATAGCCGCCCCGGTCTGGCGTTGCGCTTCGAGGCCCCGGCGAGCGGGCGCGCCCTGGTCTACTCGGCTGACACCGAGCCGTGCGCCGCGGTGCAGGAGCTGGCCCGGAGGGCCACGGCGCTCATCCACGAGGCCACGACCGCCGAGCCTTCCGCCGGGCATACGACGCCGCGGCAGGCGGGGGCGCTGGCGGCGGCGGCGGGCGTGGCGCATCTCGTTCTGGTGCACTACAGCCCCCGCTGGACGATGCCCGAGGCCGACGCCCTGGCCGCGGTGGCGAACGGGGGCTTCACCGGCCGCGCCGACATTGGGCGCGATGGGCAGACAGTTGAGATTTGA
- the larB gene encoding nickel pincer cofactor biosynthesis protein LarB, whose translation MDERTLRALLERVQRGETGVEEAMAALRRLPFEDLGFARLDTHRALRAGFPEVVYCEGKRPEQAAAIIARLAEGPGPVLGTRASFEVYAQVRAAVPAARYSDVARMVIIERQPLPKRPGVVLVICAGTADLPVAEEAALTAEVMGNHVERLADVGVAGLHRLLAHLEQVQRASVLVVVAGMEGALPSVVGGLVRRPLIAVPTSVGYGASFGGLAALLAMLNSCAPGVTVVNIDNGFGAGYAASMINTLAAGG comes from the coding sequence ATGGACGAGCGAACACTGCGCGCATTGCTGGAACGGGTGCAACGGGGCGAGACGGGGGTCGAGGAGGCCATGGCGGCGTTGCGCCGGTTGCCCTTCGAGGATCTGGGCTTCGCCCGCCTCGACACCCACCGCGCCCTGCGCGCCGGCTTTCCGGAGGTGGTGTACTGCGAGGGCAAGCGCCCCGAGCAGGCCGCCGCGATCATCGCGCGGCTGGCCGAGGGGCCGGGGCCGGTGCTGGGAACGCGGGCCTCCTTCGAGGTATACGCGCAGGTGCGCGCCGCCGTCCCTGCGGCGCGCTACAGCGACGTGGCGCGCATGGTGATCATCGAGCGCCAGCCGCTCCCAAAGCGCCCCGGCGTGGTGCTGGTGATCTGCGCCGGCACCGCCGATCTGCCTGTCGCCGAAGAGGCGGCGCTGACCGCCGAAGTGATGGGCAACCACGTCGAGCGGCTGGCAGACGTAGGCGTGGCCGGGCTGCACCGGCTGCTGGCCCACCTGGAACAGGTGCAGCGCGCGTCGGTGCTGGTGGTTGTCGCAGGAATGGAGGGCGCCCTGCCCAGCGTGGTCGGCGGCCTGGTCCGGCGGCCGCTCATCGCCGTGCCGACCAGCGTGGGCTATGGCGCCAGCTTCGGGGGCCTGGCCGCCCTGCTGGCGATGCTCAACAGTTGCGCTCCGGGCGTAACGGTGGTAAACATTGACAACGGCTTCGGCGCGGGGTACGCTGCGAGTATGATCAACACGCTGGCCGCCGGGGGGTGA
- the larE gene encoding ATP-dependent sacrificial sulfur transferase LarE encodes MNLEPLPPELADKAARLRAILRGLDGAVIAMSGGVDSTLLVHATHAALGDRALAVTADSPSLPRRELREAEELARLIGVRHLVITTDEVADPRYAANPANRCYFCKRELFTRLRALADEYNLPWVLYGDNLDDLGDHRPGAQAALEHGVRAPLKEAGLTKADIRALARWHGLPVWDKPAFACLGSRFPYGTPITPAKLAQVEAAEEVLRELGLRQYRVRHHGDLARIEVEAADMPRLVERAVEVVERIRAAAGFRHVTLDLAGYRRGSLNEGLDLTVALEPAQRGRP; translated from the coding sequence ATGAACCTCGAACCTTTGCCTCCCGAACTGGCCGATAAAGCGGCGCGCCTGCGGGCGATCCTGCGGGGCCTGGACGGCGCGGTGATTGCCATGTCGGGCGGCGTGGATAGCACGCTGCTGGTCCATGCGACGCACGCCGCCCTGGGGGACCGCGCCCTGGCCGTCACCGCTGATTCGCCGTCGTTGCCGCGCCGCGAGTTGCGGGAGGCGGAGGAACTGGCGCGTCTGATCGGCGTGCGCCATCTGGTCATCACGACCGATGAGGTCGCCGACCCGCGCTACGCAGCCAACCCAGCCAATCGCTGCTACTTTTGCAAGCGCGAGCTGTTCACCCGGCTGCGCGCCCTGGCCGATGAGTACAATCTGCCCTGGGTGCTCTATGGCGATAACCTCGACGATCTGGGCGACCACCGTCCAGGGGCGCAGGCGGCGCTGGAGCACGGCGTGCGCGCGCCGCTGAAGGAGGCCGGCCTGACCAAGGCCGACATCCGCGCTCTGGCGCGCTGGCATGGCCTGCCGGTGTGGGACAAGCCGGCCTTCGCCTGTCTCGGCTCGCGCTTTCCCTACGGCACGCCGATCACCCCCGCAAAGCTGGCGCAGGTGGAGGCGGCGGAGGAGGTGCTGCGCGAACTGGGCCTGCGGCAGTACCGGGTGCGGCACCATGGCGACCTGGCGCGGATCGAAGTCGAAGCGGCGGATATGCCGCGGCTGGTAGAACGCGCGGTCGAGGTGGTCGAGCGTATCCGCGCGGCGGCCGGCTTCCGCCATGTGACGCTGGACCTCGCCGGTTACCGGCGGGGCAGCCTGAACGAGGGTCTGGATCTGACCGTCGCGCTCGAACCGGCGCAGCGAGGCCGGCCATGA
- a CDS encoding alpha/beta fold hydrolase, producing MSAPRDRRLAAAKQVAAPALGRWPARLARTLAGLAGLAAISAGLWLLFTSRAPLAGIERLTLGATPVTVYRPAVAGPAPAVVIAHGFAASQQIMEPFALTLARNGYLALTFDFPGHGRNTAPLRGDLADREGRYRQLRTALDAVVAYARERGDGRVGLVGHSMGSEAVARYAMEQPDIAATVAVSLVYEGTTATRPANLLVLTGALEGGLQPLAEAVIVEAAGAAGVPGETYGDPAAGTGRRVVFVPGAEHIGVLFHPVSMAETLGWFQAAMPLRAMPPPGAGVLDNRLPALGLVYIGAVLLYWPLVRLLQPIGPLGGQTAPFPRRGWWATALAPALLAPLLLRLIPAGDLLPIRVGGPLALFFGLYGLLTAAGLAALTRGRRAAWSGLAAWRRGLLMAVAAALLVVGYVLLSFGVPTHLFVLNYFPPPPRWPVFLAVFAAMLPYFLADERLTRGAGAPRGAYVLTKGAFFGGLILAIVLNPRELFFLVLIAPLFVVYFVIYGLLSGLVHRQTRTIVVGALVNAVLFAWIVAATFPLT from the coding sequence ATGAGCGCGCCGCGGGACCGGCGGCTGGCTGCCGCGAAGCAGGTGGCGGCGCCGGCCCTTGGCCGGTGGCCGGCGCGCCTGGCGCGAACTCTGGCAGGGCTGGCCGGCCTCGCAGCGATCAGTGCAGGTCTCTGGCTGCTGTTCACCTCGCGGGCGCCGCTGGCGGGTATCGAGCGCCTCACCCTGGGCGCGACGCCGGTGACGGTATACCGGCCCGCGGTCGCGGGACCGGCCCCGGCGGTCGTGATCGCCCACGGCTTCGCCGCCTCGCAGCAGATTATGGAGCCGTTCGCGCTCACGCTGGCGCGCAATGGCTACCTGGCGCTTACCTTCGACTTTCCCGGCCATGGGCGGAACACCGCGCCCCTCCGGGGCGATCTGGCCGACCGCGAAGGGCGTTACCGGCAGTTGCGAACGGCGCTTGACGCAGTGGTGGCCTATGCCCGCGAGCGCGGCGACGGACGGGTGGGGCTGGTGGGCCACTCCATGGGTAGCGAAGCGGTGGCGCGCTACGCGATGGAGCAGCCCGACATTGCCGCGACGGTCGCCGTCTCGCTGGTCTACGAGGGAACGACGGCCACGCGCCCGGCCAATCTGCTGGTGCTCACGGGCGCGCTGGAGGGCGGCCTGCAGCCCCTGGCGGAGGCGGTGATCGTCGAGGCGGCGGGGGCGGCGGGCGTTCCCGGAGAGACGTATGGCGATCCAGCGGCGGGCACAGGGCGGCGGGTGGTCTTCGTACCGGGCGCCGAGCACATCGGGGTCCTGTTTCACCCTGTGAGCATGGCCGAAACCCTGGGCTGGTTCCAGGCGGCTATGCCGCTCAGGGCGATGCCGCCGCCCGGCGCGGGCGTTCTCGACAACCGCCTGCCGGCCCTGGGGCTGGTGTACATCGGCGCGGTGCTGCTCTACTGGCCTCTGGTGCGCCTGTTGCAGCCCATCGGTCCCCTCGGCGGGCAGACGGCGCCCTTCCCGCGGCGCGGCTGGTGGGCGACGGCGCTCGCCCCGGCGCTGCTCGCGCCCCTGCTGCTGCGCCTGATCCCTGCGGGCGATCTGCTGCCCATTCGCGTCGGCGGGCCGCTGGCGCTCTTCTTCGGCCTCTACGGGCTGCTCACCGCCGCGGGGTTGGCTGCGCTGACCCGGGGCCGGCGCGCAGCGTGGAGCGGTCTGGCCGCCTGGCGGCGCGGCCTCCTCATGGCCGTGGCCGCCGCCCTGCTGGTGGTTGGCTATGTGTTGTTGAGCTTCGGCGTGCCGACCCACCTGTTCGTGCTCAACTACTTCCCTCCGCCTCCGCGCTGGCCGGTCTTCCTGGCGGTCTTCGCGGCCATGCTGCCCTACTTCCTGGCCGACGAGCGGTTGACCCGCGGAGCGGGAGCGCCGCGCGGGGCCTATGTGCTGACGAAGGGCGCGTTCTTTGGCGGCCTGATCCTGGCCATCGTCCTCAACCCGCGCGAACTGTTCTTCCTGGTGCTGATCGCCCCGCTCTTCGTCGTCTACTTCGTGATCTACGGTCTCCTGAGCGGTCTGGTGCACCGGCAAACCCGAACCATCGTGGTAGGCGCGCTGGTGAACGCGGTCCTGTTCGCCTGGATCGTCGCGGCCACCTTCCCGCTGACGTAA